One window of the Mycobacterium sp. SVM_VP21 genome contains the following:
- a CDS encoding universal stress protein, giving the protein MSGYKTVVVGTDGSDSSLRAVDRAAHLASGEGAKVVIATAYLPHADDPRAADALKDEGYKASGNAPIYAILKEAKERAIAAGAYEVEEKAIVGAPVDALVELAESVKADLLVVGNVGLSTIAGRLLGSVPANVSRRSKIDVLIVHTTG; this is encoded by the coding sequence ATGAGCGGCTACAAGACCGTGGTGGTCGGTACGGACGGCTCGGACTCGTCGCTGCGCGCCGTCGACCGCGCGGCTCATCTGGCGTCCGGTGAAGGCGCGAAGGTCGTCATCGCCACCGCCTACCTGCCGCACGCCGACGACCCCCGCGCCGCCGACGCTCTCAAGGACGAGGGCTACAAGGCCTCGGGCAACGCCCCGATCTACGCCATCCTCAAGGAGGCCAAGGAGCGGGCCATTGCTGCCGGCGCCTACGAGGTCGAGGAGAAGGCCATCGTCGGCGCTCCGGTGGACGCGCTGGTGGAGCTGGCGGAGTCGGTCAAGGCCGACCTGCTGGTGGTCGGCAACGTCGGGCTGAGCACCATCGCCGGGCGGCTGCTCGGCTCGGTGCCGGCCAATGTGTCGCGGCGCTCCAAGATCGACGTGCTGATCGTTCACACCACCGGGTAG